Proteins found in one Deltaproteobacteria bacterium genomic segment:
- a CDS encoding AlpA family phage regulatory protein: MSADARRIIGIDEVCRLTGDSKSTINRRVKDGSFPPPRGRGRVRKWWLHEVEAWMAEEMATEFKPLAVPVPTSAQPAPEPPTT, translated from the coding sequence ATGTCCGCTGACGCCCGCCGCATCATCGGCATCGACGAGGTGTGCCGCCTCACCGGCGACAGCAAGTCCACCATCAACCGCCGCGTGAAGGACGGCAGCTTCCCGCCTCCGCGCGGGCGTGGCCGCGTCCGCAAGTGGTGGCTCCACGAAGTCGAGGCGTGGATGGCCGAGGAGATGGCCACCGAGTTCAAGCCGCTGGCGGTCCCTGTGCCGACGTCCGCACAGCCGGCGCCGGAGCCACCTACCACCTGA